The sequence GTTGATAGATACATCAAAGACTATGAAAGAGTGAAATTTCTTGTCAGAAGAGGTATTGAACCCGCGCAAATACAGCATATGACTGGCCGAGGTAAATCAGTAATTGAGCAGTATATTGAGATTATAGAGCATTATCATCCCGATAATGGCAATGATTAAGAAGAAAGTTAATTCGATCTTCAGATTTTCATCAGGGGGTTAACCCCCTGATGAACCAGTCAACACCGTACAACCACGTCTAACCGCGGAACAGGGCGGACAAATGTCCTAAGTGTAAGTATT is a genomic window of Halarsenatibacter silvermanii containing:
- a CDS encoding DUF1670 domain-containing protein, with the protein product MKDYERVKFLVRRGIEPAQIQHMTGRGKSVIEQYIEIIEHYHPDNGND